A section of the Marinimicrobium koreense genome encodes:
- the lptA gene encoding lipopolysaccharide transport periplasmic protein LptA, whose amino-acid sequence MNHPKGTDIVRRARHLALFALLGALLAPGAAALPDDQQQPIYIESDRAERDGQKGIMRYEGDVRLRQGSLNIRAESLVVHTDTNRQVERVVAEGTPAHFEQQPDVDDQPVAAQANTIRYDVASERLELLTNARIVQGDATMSGNRIDYDMASEILKAEGDTESDSPRIEMVLPPQSDRAEQD is encoded by the coding sequence ATGAACCACCCCAAGGGAACTGACATCGTCCGGCGCGCGCGCCACCTTGCGCTGTTCGCGCTACTGGGTGCCCTGCTGGCCCCCGGCGCCGCCGCCCTGCCCGATGACCAGCAACAGCCGATTTACATCGAGTCCGACCGCGCCGAGCGGGACGGGCAGAAAGGCATCATGCGGTATGAAGGCGATGTGCGCCTGCGCCAGGGCAGCCTGAACATTCGCGCCGAAAGCCTGGTGGTACACACCGACACCAACCGGCAAGTGGAGCGGGTGGTGGCCGAAGGCACCCCGGCCCACTTTGAGCAGCAACCCGATGTGGACGATCAGCCCGTTGCCGCCCAGGCCAACACCATCCGCTACGACGTGGCCAGCGAGCGCCTGGAGCTGCTGACCAACGCCCGGATCGTACAGGGCGACGCCACCATGAGCGGCAATCGGATCGATTACGACATGGCCAGTGAAATCCTCAAGGCCGAGGGCGATACGGAATCCGATAGCCCGCGTATCGAAATGGTATTGCCACCGCAAAGCGACCGCGCTGAACAGGACTGA
- the lptC gene encoding LPS export ABC transporter periplasmic protein LptC: MWKHPLTWIGLFLLIALVAVWDYSPEDLLRAPPEAQTRFPQAFMVASETRRYDPEGQLQYRMLSERADHFQHLPNRSSPKDYSLIQAPDVTVFGEDTPPWQLTARLGRSDATGETLVFTGEVRAWQQSANGAMEITTPELQVEPNRQFAQTDKAVTMRSPQGRHDAVGMRADLAEDQIELLSEVRGTYEPPQGN; this comes from the coding sequence ATGTGGAAACACCCACTGACCTGGATTGGCCTGTTTCTGCTGATCGCTCTGGTGGCGGTGTGGGACTACTCACCGGAAGACCTGCTGCGCGCACCCCCTGAGGCGCAAACGCGCTTTCCCCAGGCGTTCATGGTGGCTTCCGAAACCCGGCGCTATGACCCGGAAGGCCAGCTGCAATACCGGATGCTGAGCGAGCGGGCCGATCACTTCCAACACCTGCCCAATCGCTCGAGCCCCAAGGACTACTCGCTGATTCAGGCACCCGATGTAACTGTGTTCGGCGAGGATACCCCGCCCTGGCAACTGACCGCCCGGCTCGGCCGCAGCGACGCGACGGGCGAGACTCTGGTGTTCACCGGCGAGGTCCGGGCCTGGCAGCAGAGCGCCAATGGGGCGATGGAAATCACCACCCCCGAACTCCAGGTAGAGCCCAACCGGCAATTCGCGCAGACCGACAAAGCTGTTACCATGCGCTCCCCTCAGGGCCGACACGACGCCGTTGGTATGCGCGCCGACCTGGCCGAAGATCAAATTGAATTACTATCGGAGGTGCGCGGCACCTATGAACCACCCCAAGGGAACTGA
- a CDS encoding KdsC family phosphatase, with protein sequence MTDPKAPHKDFAQRAQAISLLLLDVDGVLTDGNLYFTETGDELKAFCTLDGLGIKLLRRSGIEVGIISGRKTDLVARRARSLGLDLVIQGREDKWDALSEWREQHPVSLNQIAFMGDDWPDLTIMTRVGLALTVANAHPAVAERSHWQSELRGGQGAVRAACDALLKARGDYERLLADYLAPDQEAR encoded by the coding sequence ATGACCGACCCGAAGGCCCCACACAAAGATTTTGCGCAACGCGCTCAGGCCATTTCACTGCTGTTGCTGGACGTGGACGGCGTGCTCACCGACGGCAACCTCTACTTCACCGAAACCGGCGACGAACTCAAAGCGTTCTGCACCCTGGACGGCCTCGGCATCAAACTGCTGCGGCGCAGCGGCATAGAGGTGGGCATTATCAGCGGCCGCAAAACCGACCTCGTGGCCCGACGCGCACGCAGTCTGGGGTTGGACCTGGTCATTCAGGGACGCGAGGACAAATGGGACGCCCTGAGCGAATGGCGCGAACAACACCCCGTATCCCTGAACCAGATTGCGTTCATGGGCGATGACTGGCCGGACCTCACCATCATGACCCGGGTCGGCCTGGCCCTGACCGTGGCCAATGCCCATCCGGCGGTCGCCGAGCGCTCCCACTGGCAGAGCGAGCTCCGGGGCGGCCAGGGTGCCGTCCGGGCCGCCTGCGATGCCCTGTTGAAAGCCCGGGGCGACTACGAGCGGCTATTGGCCGACTACCTCGCCCCCGACCAGGAGGCACGCTGA
- a CDS encoding KpsF/GutQ family sugar-phosphate isomerase: MTDFDFIHSGQRTIDIEQQAVAALRERIDARFTRACELMLGVSGRVIVTGMGKSGHIAKKIAATLASTGTPAFFVHPGEASHGDLGMITREDAVIAISYSGNSDEIITLLPLLKRLGVPIISMTGNPRSPLAEEAAVDLDISVTTEACPLALAPTASTTATLVIGDALAIALLEARGFTAEDFAFSHPGGTLGRKLLLRAEDIMHRGAAIPRVSVHTSLSQALLEMTRKGFGMTTIVDEHDQLLGIYTDGDLRRSIDRGADLKDAEIGQLMNANPKTIDAHTLAAEALKIMEDKKITALIVLDEQRRPQGVVHMHDILRAGII, encoded by the coding sequence ATGACTGACTTCGACTTTATCCACTCCGGACAGCGCACCATCGATATTGAACAGCAGGCCGTGGCGGCCTTGCGCGAGCGAATCGATGCCCGTTTTACCCGGGCCTGCGAGCTGATGCTTGGGGTCTCCGGACGGGTGATTGTCACCGGCATGGGCAAATCCGGGCACATTGCCAAAAAAATTGCGGCCACGCTGGCCAGCACCGGCACCCCCGCCTTCTTTGTCCACCCCGGTGAGGCGAGCCACGGCGACCTGGGCATGATCACCCGGGAAGACGCGGTCATCGCCATCTCCTACTCCGGCAACTCCGATGAAATCATCACCCTGCTTCCGCTGCTCAAGCGCCTCGGGGTGCCCATCATCAGCATGACCGGCAACCCCCGTTCACCGCTGGCCGAAGAAGCGGCCGTCGACCTGGACATCAGTGTCACCACCGAGGCCTGTCCGCTGGCACTGGCACCGACGGCAAGTACTACCGCGACCCTGGTCATCGGCGATGCCCTGGCCATTGCCCTGCTGGAGGCCCGCGGTTTTACCGCCGAGGACTTCGCCTTCTCCCACCCCGGAGGCACGCTTGGGCGCAAGCTGCTGTTGCGCGCCGAAGACATCATGCACCGCGGCGCGGCCATTCCACGGGTGAGCGTTCACACCAGTCTGTCCCAGGCATTGCTGGAGATGACCCGCAAGGGCTTCGGCATGACCACCATTGTGGATGAGCATGACCAACTGCTGGGCATTTACACCGACGGCGACCTGCGCCGCAGCATCGACCGGGGCGCCGACCTCAAGGATGCCGAAATCGGCCAACTGATGAACGCCAACCCCAAAACCATCGACGCCCACACGCTGGCGGCCGAGGCGCTAAAAATCATGGAAGACAAAAAAATTACCGCCCTGATTGTTCTCGACGAACAAAGACGGCCCCAGGGGGTCGTACATATGCACGATATTCTTCGCGCGGGCATCATCTGA